A genome region from Babesia bigemina genome assembly Bbig001, chromosome : I includes the following:
- a CDS encoding tRNA binding domain containing protein, putative yields MLEVVVYKDCVEGRLATLLWGYGKLTSATLSFAPSRTGMVVKEDGKETPMIWPTLLELAVKDAPTESILVPATEAQKVSALRPVFNFACQRTMYSWIDFAYQRDFSIMESASLKILNDYILNHTFLAGPTVTLADLVVYVSTHSWMMKSEPQDRAEYVNVVRWFDHIQHLPGIVNTFKELPLVSVDKDMDVVTAVMEKATVSAAAPAPAGKQAKGQKGAASKKPKDPKPPADDRPIADVSRLNIKVGQIMSVERHPEADKLYCLKVDLGEPELRDICSGLVGYLEPEQIMSQYVCVLSNMKPKSLRGKVSNGMILCVSGPGKTELELLHPAEGAPVGERIIIEDCVGEPDAVLSTKTGKDPFVAVQPEFNCKDTVAYYKDHRFMTSCGPCRCNSLKAGTIS; encoded by the exons ATGTTGGAAGTTGTGGTTTACAAAGATTGCGTTGAGGGCCGCCTGGCCACCCTTCTTTGGGGCTACGGAAAACTGACCAGTGCTACTCTTTCGTTCGCTCCCTCGAGGACG GGCATGGTAGTAAAGGAAGATGGGAAGGAAACGCCGATGATATGGCCGACGCTTCTAGAACTGGCCGTTAAAGACGCACCCACCGAGTCTATTTTAGTGCCGGCGACTGAGGCGCAAAAGGTGAGCGCGCTGAGGCCTGTATTTAACTTTGCGTGTCAGAGGACGATGTACTCGTGGATCGATTTCGCGTACCAGCGCGATTTCAGCATCATGGAGTCAGCTTCCCTAAAG ATTTTGAATGACTACATTTTGAACCACACGTTTCTTGCCGGACCGACTGTCACCTTGGCTGATTTGGTGGTCTACGTTTCCACACACAGCTGGATGATGAAGTCGGAGCCTCAGGACCGTGCGGAATATGTGAATGTCGTCAGGTGGTTTGATCACATCCAGCATCTGCCCGGCATTGTGAACACCTTCAAGGAACTGCCGTTAGTGTCCGTTGACAAGGACATGGATGTCGTCACGGCGGTTATGGAAAAGGCCACGGTATCCGCTGCTGCCCCCGCACCTGCCG GCAAACAAGCCAAGGGTCAGAAGGGCGCCGCATCTAAGAAGCCCAAGGATCCCAAGCCGCCAGCTGACGACCGGCCTATTGCCGATGTGAGCCGTCTGAACATAAAGGTTGGACAGATCATGTCCGTGGAGCGCCACCCGGAGGCTGATAA GCTTTACTGCCTCAAAGTAGATCTTGGTGAGCCCGAGCTGCGCGACATCTGCTCTGGTCTCGTGGGCTACCTGGAGCCGGAGCAGATAATGTCGCAATACGTCTGCGTCTTGTCCAACATGAAACCCAAGAGTCTGCGTGGGAAGGTATCCAACGGCATGATTCTGTGCGTTTCTGGTCCGGGCAAGACCGAGCTGGAGCTGCTCCACCCCGCTGAAGGTGCTCCG GTCGGCGAAcgcatcatcatcgaagACTGCGTTGGCGAACCAGACGCCGTGCTCAGCACAAAGACCGGCAAAGACCCATTCGTAGCGGTGCAACCA GAATTCAACTGCAAAGATACAGTGGCATATTACAAG GACCACCGTTTTATGACGTCTTGCGGACCCTGCCGTTGCAACTCGCTGAAGGCAGGCACAATATCATAA
- a CDS encoding eukaryotic translation initiation factor 4A, putative, whose protein sequence is MAPSDNFENQPAQSNAVDAMESNYDEVVDSFEALKLNEDLLRGIYSYGFERPSAIQQRGIKPIIENHDTIGQAQSGTGKTATFSIAALQLIDYSLLSCQILILAPTRELAQQIQKVVLALGDYLKVQCHACVGGTIVRDDVMKLKAGVHMVVGTPGRVYDMIDKKALLTHKIKLFILDEADEMLSRGFKGQIHEVFRRMPPDVQVALFSATMPNEILELTTKFMRSPKRILVKKDELTLEGIKQFYVMIDKEEFKFDTLCDLYESVTITQAIIYCNTRRKVDMLTSKMQERDFTVSSMHGDMGQNERDLIMREFRSGSTRVLITTDLLARGIDVQQVSLVINYDLPMSPDNYIHRIGRSGRFGRKGVAINFLTPMDMEAMKNIENYYNTQIEEMPAEIGEYM, encoded by the exons ATGGCGCCGTCCGATAACTTTGAAAATCAACCGGCTCAATCTAATGCCGTGGATGCTATGGAATCTAACTACGATGAGGTCGTTGATTCCTTCGAGGCCCTCAAGTTGAACGAAGACCTGCTCCGTGGAATTTACTCGTACGGTTTCGAGAGACCATCTGCCATCCAGCAGCGTGGTATCAAACCCATTATCGAGAACCACGATACCATCGGACAAGCCCAGTCCGGAACGGGTAAAACCGCCACCTTCAGTATTGCTGCGCTCCAGCTTATCGACTACAGCCTCCTCTCCTGCCAGATTCTGATCCTCGCCCCCACCAGGGAGCTTGCCCAGCAGATCCAGAAG GTCGTGCTCGCCCTTGGTGACTACCTCAAGGTGCAGTGCCACGCTTGCGTCGGTGGTACCATCGTCAGGGACGATGTCATGAAGCTCAAGGCCGGTGTGCACATGGTTGTAGGAACTCCCGGACGTGTGTACGATATGATCGACAAGAAGGCCCTGCTGACGCACAAGATCAAGTTGTTCATCCTCGATGAGGCCGACGAGATGCTTTCCCGCGGATTCAAGGGACAGATCCACGAGGTGTTCAGGAGAATGCCCCCGGATGTACAGGTTGCGCTTTTCAGTGCCACCATGCCCAACGAGATCCTGGAGCTGACGACCAAGTTCATGAGGTCACCCAAGCGTATCCTCGTCAAGAAGGACGAACTCACCCTGGAGGGTATCAAGCAGTTCTACGTCATGATCGACAAGGAGGAGTTCAAGTTTGACACGCTCTGCGACCTATACGAGTCTGTCACCATCACCCAGGCCATCATCTACTGCAACACACGAAGGAAGGTAGATATGCTGACCAGCAAGATGCAGGAGAGGGACTTCACCGTATCCAGCATGCACGGAGACATGGGACAGAACGAGCGTGACCTCATCATGAGGGAGTTCAGATCGGGATCCACTCGTGTCCTCATCACCACCGACCTGCTTGCCCGTGGTATCGATGTGCAGCAGGTATCCCTTGTTATCAACTACGATTTGCCGATGTCGCCGGACAACTACATCCACAGGATTGGACGTTCTGGAAGGTTTGGTCGTAAGGGTGTAGCCATCAACTTCCTTACCCCCATGGACATGGAAGCTATGAAGAACATTGAGAACTACTACAACACACAGATCGAAGAGATGCCTGCGGAG ATTGGGGAATACATGTGA